The Sesamum indicum cultivar Zhongzhi No. 13 linkage group LG6, S_indicum_v1.0, whole genome shotgun sequence genome has a segment encoding these proteins:
- the LOC105164800 gene encoding pentatricopeptide repeat-containing protein At1g63330-like: MYSCTLYSLPARKRLSFLSHLMGVSTSCCAAQDADFSSDDSVAPELCGYSELQQRMQRHATSGSIKKALETLNFMRDSIPGKPTVYDYNSMIRCYFRSGNVVLDELFEVYIGMKRSGPIPNLLTYQTLLNGIISGGALKVAILVMEEMVATGFWPSYTILSKLFKKLLKVESVVDAALVLEIMLNVNCSPSQYDLSALIQGLCRTGMVQKAYLVFLALLTKGYFCGGCIYNPILWTFCKSEQSYAALAFFGLLEKKGFVPSVYSYTALVYAFSKERLWDEAFHLLDEMENVGCKPSLVTYTVVVKFLCDDGKVDEALSLLRRMEEKGCDPDLVAYNIVLRELCHQGRVVEIGDLVRVIDQKGLSPDMYTHAALAGGMLKRGKVEIANKLLLDIILRDCAVDDVIYNIYLHSVCLNDGAREALSMMQSMVENGFRPTNVSYNTILKGLCKEEHMDEALALFDSANWPTNGPDLISFNTMLSAACKLGDSSMIRRILWRMEYEGIRFDTVSSTCLIQYYCKIGKITECLNLVESMVIKGPPPNTITFNTLLIGLCKNRLLGMAEKMFNYFKEIGVSPNTTTYNILMRASIREGNDLLVYELSRDMYSWKLKPDVGTYGCFIYSICKGGKISLALHLRDQLRENGIAPNIFIYNTIMKAMFMRGLFWEIISLFKHMAMDGCEPNEGSFLMLRQAKLNGWMKGFPRAVQVLEFVMRGNLF; this comes from the coding sequence ATGTATTCTTGCACCCTGTATTCCTTACCCGCAAGAAAAAGATTGTCTTTTCTATCCCACTTGATGGGCGTTTCCACTTCTTGTTGTGCTGCTCAAGATGCTGACTTTTCATCAGACGATAGCGTGGCGCCGGAGTTATGTGGTTATAGTGAGCTGCAGCAGAGAATGCAGAGGCACGCGACCTCAGGTAGCATAAAAAAAGCTCTTGAGACGCTGAATTTCATGAGGGATAGTATTCCGGGGAAACCGACTGTTTACGACTATAATTCCATGATTAGATGCTATTTCAGGTCGGGAAATGTGGTGCTTGATGAGTTGTTTGAGGTGTATATTGGGATGAAAAGATCAGGGCCTATTCCGAATTTGTTGACTTATCAGACGCTTTTGAATGGGATTATTTCTGGTGGCGCGTTGaaagttgcaattttggtcatgGAGGAAATGGTGGCAACTGGGTTTTGGCCATCCTACACCATTTTGTCGAAGTTGTTCAAGAAGCTGTTGAAAGTAGAAAGTGTGGTGGATGCTGCTCTGGTGCTTGAAATTATGTTGAATGTCAATTGCAGCCCGAGTCAGTATGATTTAAGTGCCTTAATCCAGGGCCTTTGTAGAACTGGGATGGTTCAAAAGGCATATTTGGTATTCTTGGCACTATTGACGAAGGGATACTTTTGCGGAGGATGTATTTACAATCCCATACTATGGACTTTTTGTAAGTCAGAGCAGAGTTATGCTGCTTTAGCATTTTTCGGTTTGTTAGAAAAGAAGGGTTTTGTGCCATCTGTTTACTCATATACTGCCTTGGTTTATGCTTTTAGTAAGGAAAGGCTATGGGATGAAGCTTTTCATTTGTTGGATGAAATGGAAAATGTTGGTTGTAAGCCTAGTCTGGTAACTTATACTGTAGTTGTAAAGTTTCTCTGTGATGATGGGAAAGTCGATGAGGCGCTAAGCCTTTTGAGGAGGATGGAAGAGAAAGGATGTGATCCTGACTTGGTTGCATACAATATAGTTCTCCGGGAACTTTGCCATCAAGGTAGGGTTGTTGAAATTGGTGATCTTGTTCGAGTTATTGATCAAAAGGGTTTGTCACCTGACATGTATACTCATGCCGCTTTGGCTGGAGGCATGTTGAAAAGGGGCAAGGTGGAGATTGCCAATAAGCTGTTGCTGGACATTATTTTAAGGGACTGCGCTGTTGATgatgtcatttataatatatatctgcATTCCGTGTGCTTGAATGACGGTGCGAGAGAAGCTTTATCCATGATGCAGAGTATGGTGGAGAACGGTTTTAGACCCACTAATGTATCATACAACACAATCCTGAAGGGATTATGCAAGGAGGAACACATGGATGAAGCTCTAGCCTTATTTGACAGTGCCAACTGGCCTACCAATGGGCCTGATTTGATTTCCTTCAATACTATGCTGTCTGCTGCATGTAAACTGGGAGATTCATCCATGATAAGGCGGATTTTGTGGCGGATGGAATATGAAGGAATAAGATTTGATACTGTGAGTTCAACATGTCTGATTCAGTATTATTGTAAAATTGGGAAAATCACGGAATGCTTGAACCTTGTGGAGTCCATGGTGATTAAGGGTCCACCACCTAATACAATCACTTTTAACACTCTCCTTATTGGCCTATGCAAGAATCGACTACTTGGAATGGCAGAGAAAATGTTCAACTATTTCAAAGAAATTGGAGTTTCACCTAACACGActacatataatattctaaTGCGAGCTTCCATACGAGAAGGCAATGATTTACTGGTATATGAGCTTTCAAGGGACATGTATAGCTGGAAATTGAAGCCGGATGTTGGCACCTATGGTTGCTTCATTTATAGCATTTGTAAAGGAGGCAAGATCTCACTTGCCCTTCATCTTAGAGACCAATTGCGTGAGAATGGAATTGctcctaatatttttatttacaatacaaTAATGAAAGCCATGTTCATGAGAGGGTTGTTTTGGGAAATCATCTCTCTTTTTAAACACATGGCCATGGATGGCTGTGAACCCAATGAAGGTTCTTTTCTTATGTTGAGACAAGCAAAGCTAAACGGTTGGATGAAGGGTTTTCCTAGAGCTGTACAAGTTTTAGAGTTTGTCATGCGTGGTAACTTGTTCTGA